The Streptomyces sp. NBC_00435 nucleotide sequence CCCGCGAGGCCGACCTGGGCGTCGCCTCCGGCAACGGCAAGGGCCAGATCTTCGTGAAGGGCGAGGTCATCAAGACCGTGCCGGAGTCGAAGATCGTGGAGACCCTGATCGAAGAGGCGCTGAAGATCGCCGAGCAGATGGAGAAGGACGGCGTGATGTCGGGCGAGCCGACGGTCGCCATCGGCGTGTAGCTCCACACGTACCGAACGACGACGGGCCCGGAGCCGCGAAGGCGGCTCCGGGCCCGTCGGCCTGTGCGGGTCGCGACCGGTCCGCGCCCCGCCCCGCAGAACGGCCCCAGGGGGCTCGGAGGCATCTCGCAGCCGCGCCGGGTACAGTGCGGAGATCAGCAGACGTGCATGGTGAGGCCCCAGTGTTGACGCAGACCACCACCCGGGTCCTTGAGCCCAGTGATCTTGACGCCGCGCTCGACATCCTCGGCCGCGAGCCGGTCGAGAACGCCTTCGTCACCTCTCGCGTCCAGATCGCCGGGCTCGACCCGTGGCGCCTGGGCGGGGAGATGTGGGGCTGGTACGCCGACGGCGAGCTCCGCTCGCTCTGCTACGCGGGCGCCAACCTGGTCCCCGTCTGCGCCGGTCCCGACGCCGTACGGGCCTTCGCCGACCGGGCCCGCCGCACCGGCCGCCGCTGCTCCTCGATCGTCGGTCCCGTCGAGGCCACGAGCCTGCTGTGGCGGCTCCTGGAGCCCAGCTGGGGCCCGGCCCGCGACGTCCGCTCCCACCAGCCGCTCATGGTCATGGAGCAGCCGTCCACGGAGGTCGCCGCCGACCGGGCGGTCCGCCGGATCCGCCAGGACGAGATGGAGCTGATCATGCCCGCCTGCGTGGCCATGTTCACCGAGGAGGTCGGCATCTCCCCGATGGCCGGCGACGGCGGCCTGCTCTACCAGGCCCGGGTCGCCGAGCTGGTCGCCACCGGCCGCTCCTTCGCCCGCGTCGAGGACGGCAAGGTCGTCTTCAAGGCCGAGATCGGCGCCGCGACCTCCCGCGCCTGCCAGATCCAGGGCGTGTGGGTGGCCCCCGAGTTCCGCGGCCGCGGTCACTCCGAGACCGGGATGGCCGCCGTCGTCGAGTACGCGTTGCGCGACGTGGCCCCCGTGGTCAGCCTGTACGTCAACGACTTCAACACCGCCGCGCGAGCCTCCTACCGTCGGGTCGGCTTCCGCGAGGTCGGCGCGTTCATGAGCGTCCTGTTCTGACCTCGCGGTCGGCCAGTAAGGTCACCGCATGCTGCCAACCCCCGCGGGCGAAGACCCCGACCGGCCCGCCGGACTACGGATCGGGCACCTCGACCTCGCCGACCGCGTCGACGAGGCCCTGCGCGTGCAGGCCCTGGCCTTCGGCCTCAG carries:
- a CDS encoding GNAT family N-acetyltransferase codes for the protein MLTQTTTRVLEPSDLDAALDILGREPVENAFVTSRVQIAGLDPWRLGGEMWGWYADGELRSLCYAGANLVPVCAGPDAVRAFADRARRTGRRCSSIVGPVEATSLLWRLLEPSWGPARDVRSHQPLMVMEQPSTEVAADRAVRRIRQDEMELIMPACVAMFTEEVGISPMAGDGGLLYQARVAELVATGRSFARVEDGKVVFKAEIGAATSRACQIQGVWVAPEFRGRGHSETGMAAVVEYALRDVAPVVSLYVNDFNTAARASYRRVGFREVGAFMSVLF